In Tripterygium wilfordii isolate XIE 37 chromosome 17, ASM1340144v1, whole genome shotgun sequence, the genomic window TGTGGGCACACAAGCCACAGCATGAGGAAGAAGATATCAGGTTTCTTGCCTTTTGATAAGCCAAAGAGAGTTGTGGGTTTAATTGATCAAGTATGTACTTTTTTACTGGTCCTATATTATTCCTCTGGTCTGATGCTTCTACCTTCAATTGTTTTAGAATAGACTTTGTTAGCAAGACTCAGGAATATCGTTTTTGATAACCTCCTTTGCCTCAATAactccttttgttttgttttttgtttttttttccaattttcaaaTGGCTCACAACATTTGGTTTCTGTCTTTCTGACAATGACATTATTTAAACATCTTGATCATATGATATGATCAGCACAAACGTATGGGGgagggagaggagagaagaaaattgagatCAATGTATTGAATTGAAGTAGAGACTTCGTCTTATTTTTCTGTCATATTGGAGCAATGGGGTTTTATGTACAGAAGAAATTGTAAAGAATTGTGTTTAGTTAATTGATTGCATAGcttaaagtttttttaaaacctttttctttcatttttgaaGGTTGATTTTCCTGATCAAGGATGCTTTTAAAACCTTCTATCATTGCTAAAGGAGGAAATACAGCTTTTTGTGTAGCAAAGTAGCTTTCTGTTGGAGTTTAGTAGCTCAATAGAGAATAGGAATGTGCCCAAGACATTAAAGGCAGTATATGAATGCATCTCCTATGGTAGGGTGGATAGGTTGCGCTTCGGATACTAAATAAATTGAGGACTACATAATGGTTTTGCAGCTAATTGAATAACAAACGAAGCCTTTTTCTTCATAAAGACAGCTCTACAATTCAAAAGACAACAAGAAAGTACAAGAAAAGGCAAAAAAGATGAAGGGCGTTCAGAACAATGGCATTAACTTCTGCTAAAAATCTAGATTTTCATCTGAATTCCGAGAGCCCTAACTTACTCTAGTCTTGTCAGTAGTTCCCTTGCATTACATTTCATTTCCCTCTGTTATGAACAGACCGTGGAATGACGAAATCAAACAGCTAGCCGAAGGAAGACAAATCACTTCTTCTGCTAATTCTAGGCATTTGGATCTTACAACGTGACAGGAATTTTAGCCTGTGGATAGGGAACAGTAATCCACCAGCAGATCCAACAATAAACCCAAAGACAAGTCCAGCAATGAGTCCCAAAACAAGTGTGTTCTTGGAGCACTTTTCAGGAACAATGGGATGTTCATTTTCTGGTTGGTAAGTGCAAGGGCGATTTACAACTGGACCACACAACCCTGGATTACCTTCAAAACTGGAGCTGGGGAAAGTATCAAATTGACCTCCTGATGGTATGGATCCTTGAAGATCATTGCTTGCAACATTGAATGAGGACAAGAAGGTGAGACTTATAAGTGATGTTGGAATTTCACCTGATAGAAGGTTTCCAGAGAGGTCCAACTTCTCCATGTTAGTGAGCTTGGACATTTCCTCTGGGATGATACCGGAGAAGTTGTTATTACTGAGATCCAGCACATGAAGACGCTTCAACTGACTGATCTCAATGGGAATATCACCACTAAGACTGTTGCTTCTGAGGTAGATGGCTGGTGGAAAATGGGAAAGTTGATTATATTGTTGATTAGACTTAGTAGTGACCATGACAAAGACAGGCAATTCTAAGTAACTCCTGTCAATGCTGTCTTCTTCTCCCCCTACAGCTGTCAGGGCTTGCAGTTCAGCAAGTTCCTTGGGAAATCCACCCCACATGAAGTTACCGGAAAAGTCTATGTAGAAAAGGCTTGGCAGGCTCTTTAACCAACTAGGAATTGCACCTGTGATTTGGTTGACAGAAAGATCCAAAACCTGTAGCTTCTTAAGCTTTGCCAGCCAAGCTGGCAGTCGACCAGTGAGTTGGCAGCCACCCAAAGCCAAAATCTGTAGATTTTGGAACCCATTTGTGAATCCTATGCTGTCGTCATCGGGAAACGCttcattttcaaaattcttGGTGAGTATAACAACAGAAAGTTTcctgcaaagcatcaatatcttGATGGCACTACTTATATTAGTCAAGCTGTTGTTTGAAAGTGAAATGAAAGACAGGGATTGCAGAGCATGTGTTTCAGGAGGGATTTGTCCACCTAGCTTGTTGCCGGCAAGCCTAACAGTGATCAGAGACTTGCATGTGAAGAGACTGACTGGTAAGTTACCACTAAATTTATTGTTTCCAAGGTCTATTGTCTGAAGATTAGTGAGTGTGGAGAAATCGAACGTCGTGAGATCTCCACCTAATTGGTTGACTCTCAAATTCAGTACAATGAGATTGGTGCAGTTCATGAGGGAAGCAGGCAAGGAACCGCTGAAATTATTGATATGGAGCAGAAAATGCTCCAATTTGGATAGCTTACCAACATCTTTGGGGATTAAACCAGACAGTTGGTTAGAATATAGTTCAAGAGTTCTAAGGTTGACAAGGTTGATTATGGCCTCACCAATTGATCCAGAAATGTAATTGACAGGTAAAGAGAGTTGCATAAGTTCTACAGCACTGTAAATATCATTGGGAATTGGTCCTGAGAGACTGTTGAAACCTACACGCAAAACTTGTAGTTTTGAACATTTCCCAAGAGTGGGAGGTATTTGGCCACTAATATCGTTGTAAGAGAAATCTAGGATCCTGATAGACCTTGATGAATTATTGCACATAGAGGTAGGAATGGGGCCTGAAAAGGTATTGTTGCTGGCATTAAAACGAATCAAATTTTCAGCTATTTGAAAGAAGGAAGATGGTATTACCCCTTCGAAGTAATTGCTGGATACATCTATGCTCTTGATATGGCTGGATCTCAAAAAGGGTTGTAGAACCCCAGAGAGATTGTTATAGCTTAAATCAAGAGTTTCGAGTTGATGCAGGGATGAAAAGAATCCTTGCGGAAGAGGTCCGCTGAGGTGATTGTGGGAAAGGTTGAGGTGAGTTAGGTGCTCGAGGTCTGCAAAAGTTATAGGGATGGCTCCCCTTATGCCTCTGGAGGGTAACCGTAGAGTGGAAACTCTATTGTTTCTATCACAATGGACACCTTCCCAGAGGCAGCAGTCTGTGGAAGAAGACCAATTCAACGCAGGGGAAGCTGATACATTGAGGGAAAGCGAAAATAGTGAGTCATGATCGAGTTGGTTGCAGGCATGACTAAGAGTGTAAAAGCCAAATAGTAGTAAGAACACTGGAACCATGATCAACTCAGGCATGGCATATGGTTTAGATATCAACCCGCCAAAACACTCTGACATTTATCCAAACAGATGAAGATTCCCTAGCTAGTTAAAGACTGATATCTACTCCGTTTGACCTGAGTTTTCTGAATTGTATAATATGTTTTAACTTTTACGCCATTGATATTATGTGGATTTTTTTCAAGATGGTGATCACTGATCATCAAGGACATAGAGTTTTTGGCCATTGGTATTATGTGGATTTTTTCCAAGATGGTGATTGATGATCAAAGGACATGGAATTTTAATAGGCCAGTGGTAttatgtggatttttttttccaagatGGTGATTGATGATCAAAGGACATGGAATTTGAATGATGACTATTATCATTACATATTCACTCATTTTTTGTCTATGGTTTCCTACCCACTTGAGATTTTCTCACACCCTCAATACAATTCTTTACTTTTTTAGCTATCTGATAAAGTTTTGCTATATTCTTATGTTGGACGGTTACTTGTAGCATCCCTGAAGTGAAAAGGGAATCCATGAACTAGCTGTCTAAATCCTCTGATACTCATTGGTTATTTATAGTTGTTCTGGATGAAGTTTGAGTTTTTTGCCATCTGCCctgttttattatattatcCTCTATACATTTATATTTTCAAAAGCTCTTGCTAGTGCTCTTATTGATCTCTTCATCAACTAATAAATTAACATCACTTGCATGGAATTCTATGAATTATTTGAGTTGTTTACTTTTGAGGCCTCTGGTATTGTCTGACTCGTTCCAAGATGATCATTGATGACCAAAGCACTTGGAATCTAAATTATGACTACATCATTAAATATTTCTTCATGCCTGTTGGAGTTGTGATTCTCTGCTCAAGATTCCACATGGAGAATTTACAAGATATGTGAATGGTTTATAAAGCATTGGATGAACTTAGTCTCTTTAGTCATTGCTTTTGACAAATGGGCTTTCATCCAATGCAAAATGAACCCAATGTTAGTTCCATTAATGTGGGCTCCCCCAAATATCCATAAAAATGTTAACAATGGCCTTCTCTGTGGTTTCCTATCTAATTGAGTTTTATTTGCATCCTCCTAATGGTGAATGCTGTTACATCTATAGCTTTCTGATGGGTTTGTATATTCTTTTGTTGGAAGTTTCATTTCAGTATCACTGAAATGCTTGTTTCAACTGTGACCTATACTTGGAAAAAATAGCTGATCAATGTATTAGTAGATGCTCTATGGCTTTTTTAATGGTCTGGATGAGCTTTGGCTTATTGCCATCTGTtctcttaatttatttattatggaATAATTTCAATATTGCTCAAATACATATCTGAATCTGACATATGGAATCTTATACAGATGGGATCGATCTGTTTTAACTTTGACTGAAGCAAGCAAGTGTTGACTTCATTTTCATTGTCAAAGCACATGGAAAGGCAACAATGTGTGGAAATCAGCCGCTGTCAGACGATTGAAAGGTTCTGTCCATTTTCTTTCAATCTTATAATCTTGTGTGAAATGAATTAACATAGGTTTCCTCTTGGAAAGAAACTCAAGTCAAATCGAGAATGATTCTGATCTGCATTATTTTACTTGAAGGGGAAAGTTCTTCAtagtttattactttattttaacTTATTTCCAATACAGGATTAAGTTGGCAATATCAAGTTTTAAGATACTCCCACTTATGATAAGTGATAACTATGACGATAATAATAGTCTGGTGTTGTTCATGCATGCAGAGTCTAGCAGGTTTATTGGCTTTGTGGGGGGTAATAGGCACTTCAATTAGGTTTCTGGCATTAGAAATTCTAGGTCGTTAAacagttttcttacatattccATCAATTCATACTATGCCCCTGGTTGTCCTTTTTGAATACATGCATACTTCTTGTCGTCTTCTGAACTTATTGTTGTCAATGCAGGCAGCTCAGGAAGGTTACCCCATATGAAGTTATACGATAAGTCAATGTAGTAAATGCTCAGTAGAATTTCTAGCCAACTAGGAATTGGGCCACTGCAATAGTTATCAGAAAGATCCAAGACCTTTAGCTTTCTAAGCTTCGCCAGCCAAGCTGGTATTTGACCAGTGAGTTGGCAACGAGACAATGTTAAAACCTGTAAACTTTGGAAACTACTTACCGATTCCATGGTGTCATCATCTGGTAATGCTTCATTCAGAAAGAAAACAGATGGTATCACCCCGCCGAACTTATTACTGGATACATCTATTTTCTTGATATGCCTGGATCTGATAAAGGCTGGAAAAACACCAGAGAGACTGTTATAACTTCAATCAAGTATCTCAAGTTCATGTAGTGAGGAATTGAATCCTTGAGGAAAAGGTCCACTGTGGTGATTGCAGGAAAGGTTAAGGTGATTTACGTGCTCGACGCCTCTGTTAAGGAACCATACAACGGTAACTTTACTGTAAAACGGAGGGAGGGGTGTATAAGCAAGCTTGTCACAAATGAATGGGTCACTCTTCATATGTCGGTAGTTGAGGGGTTACTTTACAGAGATACAATAGTTACAGGGGtgtatttgaaaataaaaaatcatatacGACTTCGGTCTCGATAGAGAACAGACAGAGTGGATTGAACTTTTTAGTCCAGAAGCGGAGAATGAGCTTGTCGCTCCTCGGAGGCTATTCTTCCCCAGAAGAAGATGAATCGAAGGAGGACTTCAAATTCCACAACTCTTCGGACGACGAAGGCGACCAAATCTACCACGATTCCTCCGCTCCTCGTTCCTACAAATCCGTGGTCGACCACTCCGTAGCCTCCTCTAGA contains:
- the LOC119983064 gene encoding receptor-like protein 2 → MSECFGGLISKPYAMPELIMVPVFLLLFGFYTLSHACNQLDHDSLFSLSLNVSASPALNWSSSTDCCLWEGVHCDRNNRVSTLRLPSRGIRGAIPITFADLEHLTHLNLSHNHLSGPLPQGFFSSLHQLETLDLSYNNLSGVLQPFLRSSHIKSIDVSSNYFEGVIPSSFFQIAENLIRFNASNNTFSGPIPTSMCNNSSRSIRILDFSYNDISGQIPPTLGKCSKLQVLRVGFNSLSGPIPNDIYSAVELMQLSLPVNYISGSIGEAIINLVNLRTLELYSNQLSGLIPKDVGKLSKLEHFLLHINNFSGSLPASLMNCTNLIVLNLRVNQLGGDLTTFDFSTLTNLQTIDLGNNKFSGNLPVSLFTCKSLITVRLAGNKLGGQIPPETHALQSLSFISLSNNSLTNISSAIKILMLCRKLSVVILTKNFENEAFPDDDSIGFTNGFQNLQILALGGCQLTGRLPAWLAKLKKLQVLDLSVNQITGAIPSWLKSLPSLFYIDFSGNFMWGGFPKELAELQALTAVGGEEDSIDRSYLELPVFVMVTTKSNQQYNQLSHFPPAIYLRSNSLSGDIPIEISQLKRLHVLDLSNNNFSGIIPEEMSKLTNMEKLDLSGNLLSGEIPTSLISLTFLSSFNVASNDLQGSIPSGGQFDTFPSSSFEGNPGLCGPVVNRPCTYQPENEHPIVPEKCSKNTLVLGLIAGLVFGFIVGSAGGLLFPIHRLKFLSRCKIQMPRISRRSDLSSFG
- the LOC119981943 gene encoding tyrosine-sulfated glycopeptide receptor 1-like, with amino-acid sequence MKSDPFICDKLAYTPLPPFYTFIRSRHIKKIDVSSNKFGGVIPSVFFLNEALPDDDTMESVSSFQSLQVLTLSRCQLTGQIPAWLAKLRKLKVLDLSDNYCSGPIPSWLEILLSIYYIDLSYNFIWGNLPELPALTTISSEDDKKYACIQKGQPGA